A region from the Gemmatimonadota bacterium genome encodes:
- a CDS encoding serine hydrolase domain-containing protein, translated as MRPLIRSLALALLLAPLPVATAAQVSQDDAVREALEVVGTWLDAQMAYEQIPSFQAAIVHDQELVWSRAAGLAHPDRGGAADEHTLYSICSISKLFTSVSVMQLRDRGLLDLRDPVAKHLPWFDLEQRFPGSAPITVEGILTHSAGLPRESNHPYWTEPDFAFPTKDEIIAGLHEQETLYPAWKYFQYSNLGLTLAGEIVEQISGMPYDAYVRENVLRPLGMSDTYPEIPLEHREGRLATGYGSPTRSGRREPVAFFQAKGIAPAAGYASTARDLSRFASWQFRLQGDAKQVLQAHTLAEMQRVHYVDPEWNTFWGLGFSISRRGDKTFVGHGGSCPGFRSQLTLQMDEKIATVFMANAMIGAGTYTNGMYDLVSEAIRAATGSEDPPNPSVPPPSPPQAQPGPPLDLTPFVGTYSGQPWGSETAVVRWKGSLALLSLPTENPLRGLTRLKHDSGDVFYRVRSDGERGEDVVFHRDAQGNVTSFSVFGNHSRRMR; from the coding sequence ATGCGCCCCCTCATCCGCTCCCTCGCCCTGGCGCTGCTGCTGGCTCCGCTCCCGGTCGCCACCGCCGCCCAGGTGTCGCAGGACGATGCCGTGCGCGAGGCCCTCGAGGTGGTGGGCACCTGGTTGGACGCTCAGATGGCCTACGAGCAGATCCCGTCGTTCCAGGCTGCCATCGTGCATGACCAGGAGCTGGTCTGGAGCCGGGCAGCGGGATTGGCACACCCCGACCGGGGCGGGGCCGCAGACGAGCACACGCTCTACAGCATCTGCTCGATCTCGAAGCTGTTCACGTCCGTCTCCGTGATGCAGCTGCGCGACCGCGGGCTGCTCGACCTGCGCGACCCGGTAGCGAAGCACCTTCCCTGGTTCGATCTCGAACAGCGCTTCCCGGGGTCGGCGCCCATCACGGTGGAAGGCATCCTGACGCACTCGGCCGGCCTGCCCCGCGAGTCCAACCACCCCTACTGGACCGAGCCCGATTTCGCCTTCCCCACCAAGGACGAGATCATCGCCGGGCTCCATGAACAAGAGACGCTGTACCCGGCCTGGAAGTACTTCCAGTACTCCAACCTCGGTCTCACCCTGGCGGGGGAAATCGTGGAGCAGATCTCCGGCATGCCGTACGACGCCTACGTGAGAGAGAACGTGCTGCGGCCGCTGGGAATGTCGGACACCTATCCGGAGATCCCGCTGGAGCATCGCGAGGGCCGCTTGGCCACCGGCTACGGCTCTCCGACCCGAAGTGGACGACGGGAGCCCGTCGCCTTCTTCCAGGCCAAGGGCATCGCGCCCGCTGCCGGCTATGCATCCACCGCGCGGGACCTCTCGCGTTTCGCGTCCTGGCAATTCCGCCTGCAGGGCGACGCCAAGCAGGTTCTGCAGGCCCATACGCTGGCGGAGATGCAGCGCGTGCACTACGTCGACCCCGAGTGGAACACCTTCTGGGGGCTGGGCTTCAGCATCAGCCGCCGCGGCGACAAGACCTTCGTGGGGCACGGCGGCAGCTGTCCGGGCTTCCGCAGCCAGCTCACGCTGCAGATGGACGAGAAGATCGCGACGGTCTTCATGGCCAACGCCATGATCGGGGCGGGTACCTACACGAACGGGATGTACGATCTCGTGTCCGAAGCCATCCGCGCGGCCACGGGGTCCGAAGACCCGCCGAACCCGAGCGTGCCCCCCCCATCGCCGCCCCAGGCTCAGCCCGGACCGCCGCTCGACCTGACCCCGTTCGTCGGCACGTACTCCGGGCAGCCCTGGGGATCGGAAACCGCGGTGGTGCGGTGGAAAGGAAGCCTGGCACTCCTGTCGCTGCCCACCGAGAACCCGCTCAGGGGGCTGACGCGGTTGAAACACGACTCGGGCGACGTCTTCTACCGCGTGCGCTCCGACGGGGAACGGGGCGAGGATGTGGTCTTCCACCGCGACGCCCAAGGCAACGTGACCAGCTTCAGTGTCTTCGGAAACCACTCACGAAGGATGCGCTGA
- a CDS encoding tRNA-binding protein, with protein MEPAPLKSRIPYDVFAQLDIRVGTIVEVSDVEGSSKLLRLRVDFGDGVRTILSGMKKERPDAQALVGVQTLFVVNLEPRRMAGEVSDGMLFDLGHADGVTPRLAIPEGPIPNGARAG; from the coding sequence GTGGAGCCTGCGCCGCTCAAATCCCGCATTCCCTACGATGTCTTCGCCCAACTCGACATTCGTGTCGGCACCATCGTCGAGGTCAGCGACGTGGAGGGGTCGTCCAAGCTTCTGCGCCTGCGTGTGGACTTCGGCGACGGGGTCCGCACCATTCTGTCCGGAATGAAGAAGGAGCGACCGGATGCACAGGCGTTGGTGGGCGTCCAGACGCTGTTCGTGGTGAACCTCGAGCCTCGCCGCATGGCCGGGGAGGTCTCCGACGGCATGCTGTTCGATCTGGGGCATGCCGACGGAGTCACACCCCGCCTGGCCATTCCCGAAGGGCCCATCCCCAACGGCGCGCGGGCGGGCTGA
- a CDS encoding lytic transglycosylase domain-containing protein, producing the protein MKSAALTTCALLALAAFTPATPGSPATPEEEVLSPLRQRIDRLAAELARADSVYRADVEPIERMLRPFSTDSLLVRRVSLALVREARSTGLAPGLLTSVLLVENPWLDPAARSFVGAVGLMQVMPFHAGEWECESDDLENIEANICHGSRIFARLLDRSDGDVERALLRYNGCVHGRNTPDCHEYPAKVYARAGQALIRGWIQAVPSP; encoded by the coding sequence GTGAAATCAGCCGCTCTCACCACCTGTGCGCTCCTCGCGCTGGCCGCCTTCACGCCAGCGACGCCGGGGAGTCCCGCCACTCCCGAGGAAGAGGTGCTCTCGCCCCTGCGCCAGCGCATCGACCGCCTGGCCGCCGAGCTGGCCCGTGCAGACTCCGTCTACCGGGCCGACGTCGAGCCCATCGAGCGCATGCTGCGGCCCTTCTCCACAGACTCCCTGCTCGTGCGCCGCGTGTCGCTGGCGCTGGTGCGAGAGGCACGTTCCACTGGGTTGGCTCCCGGACTGCTGACCTCCGTCCTGCTGGTGGAGAATCCCTGGCTCGACCCGGCGGCGCGCAGCTTCGTGGGGGCCGTGGGCCTGATGCAGGTGATGCCCTTCCATGCGGGAGAGTGGGAGTGCGAGTCGGACGACCTCGAGAACATCGAAGCCAACATCTGCCACGGGTCGCGGATCTTCGCCCGACTGCTCGACCGCTCCGACGGCGACGTGGAGCGGGCGCTCCTCCGCTACAACGGTTGTGTGCATGGACGCAACACTCCGGACTGCCACGAATACCCTGCCAAGGTGTACGCCAGGGCAGGTCAGGCCTTGATTCGCGGCTGGATCCAGGCGGTCCCCTCGCCTTGA
- a CDS encoding DUF5658 family protein → MDRRQTDRRASHVLLSDWRWAWRGRRRGGRRAGEVLESGVDWHHPWFLVLTLVVMALSTLDAIFTLELIARGVVREANPVMRFLMELDVQLFANFKVLLTGFAMLILVACNTNSVLRRVPVRGILHGILVFYVALIGYEVHLLGLS, encoded by the coding sequence ATGGATCGCAGACAGACCGATCGGCGGGCATCCCACGTCCTGCTGTCCGACTGGCGTTGGGCCTGGCGCGGACGCCGCCGGGGTGGCCGTCGGGCAGGCGAGGTACTGGAGAGTGGCGTCGACTGGCATCACCCCTGGTTCCTGGTGCTCACCCTGGTGGTCATGGCCCTGAGCACGCTGGACGCCATCTTCACGCTCGAGCTGATCGCGCGCGGCGTGGTGCGGGAAGCGAATCCGGTCATGCGCTTCCTCATGGAGCTCGACGTGCAGCTCTTCGCGAACTTCAAGGTGCTGTTGACCGGGTTCGCGATGCTGATCCTGGTCGCCTGCAACACCAACTCGGTCCTCCGCCGCGTTCCCGTGCGGGGCATCCTGCACGGCATCCTGGTCTTCTACGTCGCTCTCATCGGCTACGAGGTGCACCTGCTCGGGCTGTCCTGA
- a CDS encoding M55 family metallopeptidase yields the protein MVRTAATLLILAGLAPQLSAQGLKVHISADLEGITGVVTDEQLGPGGFEYARFREFMTDEVNAAIEGARAAGATEIVVADSHGNGQNILIERLPDDVLLVRSWPRPLAMMEGIDSTFDAAVFIGYHSSTTNTEGVRAHTMSSANLTAVRLNGVEMPEAGINAAIAGHFGVPVVAISGDDAIVAEAQGLLGDIEGATVKWALGFHSATTMMPRPAQQLIREKVEAGVRRHGSLRPYRLNGPIELEISFKHYRQAQVLAYLPFIELKDAHTIRMTAPDMVAVARFLEFISYYQPGLSP from the coding sequence ATGGTCCGCACCGCCGCCACACTCCTGATCCTGGCCGGTCTCGCTCCCCAGCTCTCGGCCCAGGGGCTCAAGGTCCACATCTCCGCCGACCTCGAGGGGATCACCGGGGTGGTCACGGACGAGCAGCTGGGTCCGGGTGGCTTCGAGTACGCCCGCTTCCGCGAGTTCATGACCGACGAGGTCAACGCCGCCATCGAAGGTGCTCGGGCGGCGGGTGCCACCGAGATCGTGGTGGCGGACTCGCATGGGAACGGTCAGAACATCTTGATCGAACGACTCCCGGACGACGTCTTGCTGGTGCGCTCCTGGCCCCGGCCCCTGGCCATGATGGAAGGCATCGATTCCACGTTCGATGCCGCCGTCTTCATCGGCTACCACTCGAGCACCACGAACACGGAAGGTGTGCGGGCCCATACGATGTCGAGTGCCAACCTCACCGCCGTGCGCCTCAACGGTGTGGAAATGCCGGAAGCGGGGATCAACGCAGCCATCGCCGGCCATTTCGGCGTCCCGGTGGTCGCGATCTCGGGCGACGACGCCATCGTGGCCGAGGCCCAGGGCCTGCTGGGCGACATCGAAGGTGCCACCGTGAAGTGGGCGCTGGGTTTCCATTCGGCCACCACCATGATGCCCCGCCCGGCGCAGCAGCTCATCCGGGAGAAGGTGGAGGCGGGCGTGCGCAGGCACGGCTCGCTGCGCCCCTACCGCCTGAACGGGCCCATCGAACTGGAGATCTCGTTCAAGCACTACCGCCAGGCGCAGGTTCTGGCCTACCTGCCGTTCATCGAGTTGAAGGATGCGCACACCATCCGGATGACCGCCCCGGATATGGTCGCCGTCGCGCGCTTCCTCGAGTTCATCTCCTACTACCAGCCGGGGCTGTCCCCCTGA
- a CDS encoding prolipoprotein diacylglyceryl transferase translates to MRPILFQIPEGFPIIGGAEVQSFGILLFFSFIAAGVVARHELNRLGEDGERMSDLVFWALVGGIVGGKLYFVLANPPQSGGRGLSALFSGTGFTWYGGFILATLMVWIYMRRTRLPVGKTFDAIAMGMPIGILVGRFGCFLAGDDYGRPTGSWAGVAFPEGAPPTTVTVLRDRFGVEIDPALVARFGEVIPVHPTQLYEMVTSLVIFVLLLRLRHVPHRPGWMFGAWMGLYAVNRFLLEIVRLKSDRFLFGTFTQAQVISAVLLGVSVWMVTQLRARPGATGGTARAA, encoded by the coding sequence GTGCGACCGATCCTGTTCCAAATCCCCGAAGGTTTTCCGATCATCGGGGGAGCCGAGGTGCAGTCCTTCGGCATCCTCCTGTTCTTCTCGTTCATCGCCGCGGGAGTGGTGGCTCGTCACGAGCTGAACCGGCTGGGCGAAGACGGGGAGCGCATGAGCGACCTCGTGTTCTGGGCGCTGGTCGGGGGCATCGTCGGCGGAAAGCTCTACTTCGTGCTGGCGAATCCGCCCCAGTCCGGTGGGCGGGGCCTGTCCGCGCTGTTCTCCGGCACGGGCTTCACGTGGTACGGCGGATTCATCCTGGCCACGCTCATGGTGTGGATCTACATGCGCCGCACGCGGCTTCCGGTGGGAAAGACCTTCGACGCCATCGCGATGGGCATGCCGATCGGGATTCTGGTGGGGCGCTTCGGCTGCTTCCTGGCGGGGGACGACTACGGGCGCCCCACCGGGTCCTGGGCGGGCGTGGCCTTCCCAGAGGGAGCACCACCGACCACGGTCACGGTGCTGCGCGACCGTTTCGGCGTGGAGATCGATCCCGCGCTGGTGGCCCGCTTCGGTGAGGTGATCCCCGTACACCCCACCCAGCTCTACGAGATGGTCACCTCGCTCGTCATCTTCGTGCTGCTGCTGCGGCTCCGGCATGTTCCCCATCGGCCAGGCTGGATGTTCGGCGCCTGGATGGGCTTGTACGCGGTCAACCGCTTCCTGCTGGAGATCGTCCGCTTGAAGAGCGACCGCTTCCTGTTCGGCACCTTCACGCAAGCACAGGTCATCTCGGCGGTGCTGCTGGGCGTGTCCGTATGGATGGTGACACAACTGCGCGCGCGGCCGGGGGCCACCGGGGGGACGGCGCGAGCCGCCTAG
- a CDS encoding DUF3187 family protein, producing the protein MSPATLHLALAAFLLLPLRVSAQQPAFGPLGTSERNPVYELFYVPIPEGADVLARSRTRADVAFAYSNIFESREGDALQEYFDLERLTTTVTVRRGMGRGWELGGRISFQTNWAGFLDPLIQGLHGAFNLPNGDREQVPNGQYGLVLWDSDGEVLLRVPERRFGPEDVQLFAKWAVRAGEGSALSLRATVELPTGVEGTGTGRGDLGVEALWRRSWTRWHLHALSGVSTLNAPAWARPWTRSAAFYALIAGERSLGSVALLAQLAGSSPYLVGAGVSELDHAATLLTLGVAGTRGVWRWQVGFVEDVPPNSPSVDFTVHVQFTRISR; encoded by the coding sequence GTGTCCCCCGCCACCCTCCACCTCGCCCTCGCTGCGTTCCTGCTCCTGCCTCTCCGGGTCTCGGCGCAGCAGCCTGCGTTCGGGCCGCTGGGCACCAGCGAGCGGAACCCCGTCTATGAGTTGTTCTACGTGCCGATCCCCGAGGGGGCGGACGTGCTGGCGCGGAGTCGCACCCGGGCAGACGTGGCGTTCGCCTATTCGAACATCTTCGAGAGTCGGGAGGGCGACGCCCTCCAGGAGTACTTCGATCTCGAGCGCCTGACCACGACCGTGACCGTGCGCCGGGGAATGGGACGAGGGTGGGAGCTCGGGGGCCGGATCAGCTTCCAGACCAACTGGGCGGGCTTCCTCGACCCGCTCATCCAGGGACTGCACGGCGCTTTCAACCTCCCCAACGGCGATCGGGAGCAGGTGCCCAACGGTCAGTATGGACTCGTCCTCTGGGACTCCGATGGAGAGGTTCTGCTCCGGGTGCCGGAGCGCAGGTTCGGCCCCGAGGACGTGCAGCTCTTCGCGAAATGGGCCGTGCGCGCAGGTGAAGGGAGCGCGCTGTCCCTGCGCGCCACGGTAGAGTTGCCCACGGGGGTGGAGGGCACGGGAACGGGGCGCGGCGATCTGGGAGTGGAGGCCCTCTGGCGCCGATCCTGGACCCGCTGGCACCTGCACGCGCTGAGCGGCGTATCCACCCTGAACGCGCCGGCTTGGGCCCGGCCCTGGACGCGCTCCGCGGCATTCTACGCGCTGATCGCCGGGGAGCGTTCGCTGGGGTCGGTGGCGCTGCTGGCACAGCTCGCGGGGTCGAGCCCGTACCTGGTCGGGGCCGGGGTGAGCGAGCTCGACCATGCCGCCACTTTGCTCACGCTGGGCGTGGCGGGGACCCGGGGCGTCTGGCGGTGGCAGGTGGGCTTCGTCGAGGACGTGCCGCCCAACAGTCCGTCCGTGGACTTCACGGTCCACGTGCAGTTCACCCGCATTTCGCGCTGA
- a CDS encoding glycosyltransferase — protein sequence MRAEKIAQALVARGHEVKVLTAPARAGERGIRIEDRSLEVRTLRYPGNPRHLWIRARQLLGRSNGKGNGRSGGGAGGSSGFASRNGGGPSQLIRALLFLPDDQQGFGLAALTHGLTHAHASYDLIYSTAPPFSSHLAGYVLHRLTGTPWVAEFRDPWTNNPVNPKPRTGLTDALEDRFESAVIRTAERVVVGTRRLLNELAERHGPQNARKLLLVRNGIDTIAEEAPTPRPHSELLHLGTLYGARSAEFLLEGLARVLTSDSDPETLRVRFVGVDDDEQRQGLQALAERLGLARAAIFEAWQPRAEALRTLAAADFPILLAINQPAQVPNKLYEYLGTRKPIIALVDEDGESAHLLRRAGRHILLYQDTADAWESAFRRATALIRDHSSATSSTDALKLWSTERQFDRLVDVLEGKPITDE from the coding sequence ATGCGAGCGGAGAAGATCGCACAGGCGCTGGTGGCGCGCGGCCACGAGGTGAAGGTGCTCACCGCGCCGGCGCGAGCCGGCGAGCGCGGCATCCGCATCGAGGATCGCAGCCTCGAGGTGCGTACGCTCCGCTACCCCGGCAATCCCCGCCACCTCTGGATCCGGGCCCGGCAGCTGCTGGGAAGAAGCAATGGCAAGGGGAACGGACGCTCCGGCGGGGGAGCGGGCGGCTCGTCCGGATTCGCCTCGCGCAACGGCGGGGGGCCCTCACAACTCATCCGCGCCCTCCTGTTCCTGCCCGATGATCAACAGGGCTTTGGGCTGGCCGCGCTCACGCACGGGCTCACCCATGCGCATGCGTCGTACGACCTGATCTACTCGACCGCGCCGCCGTTCTCGTCCCACCTCGCGGGCTACGTGTTGCACCGTCTCACAGGCACCCCCTGGGTGGCGGAGTTCCGCGATCCCTGGACCAACAACCCGGTCAACCCCAAGCCTCGCACGGGTCTGACCGACGCCCTGGAGGATCGCTTCGAGAGCGCGGTGATCCGTACCGCGGAGCGGGTGGTAGTGGGGACGCGTCGCTTGCTCAACGAGTTGGCCGAGCGGCATGGCCCCCAGAATGCGCGTAAATTGCTCCTGGTTCGCAACGGGATCGACACCATCGCGGAAGAAGCCCCGACCCCGCGCCCACATTCAGAGCTCCTGCACCTGGGCACGCTCTACGGGGCACGCTCGGCCGAGTTCCTGCTCGAGGGCTTGGCGCGTGTGCTGACCTCGGATTCCGATCCCGAAACGCTGCGCGTCCGTTTTGTGGGCGTCGATGACGACGAGCAGCGTCAGGGGCTGCAGGCGTTGGCGGAACGGCTCGGCTTGGCCCGCGCCGCCATCTTCGAAGCCTGGCAACCCCGCGCAGAGGCTCTGCGTACGCTGGCCGCCGCCGACTTCCCCATCTTGCTGGCCATCAACCAGCCTGCGCAGGTACCGAACAAGCTCTATGAGTACCTCGGCACCCGTAAGCCCATCATCGCGCTCGTGGACGAGGACGGCGAATCGGCGCACCTGCTGCGGCGGGCGGGGCGGCACATCCTGTTGTACCAGGACACCGCCGACGCGTGGGAATCCGCGTTCCGCCGCGCAACCGCGCTCATCCGAGACCACAGCAGCGCCACCAGCTCGACGGACGCCTTGAAGCTGTGGAGCACGGAGCGGCAGTTCGACCGCCTCGTCGACGTCCTCGAAGGCAAGCCGATCACGGACGAGTAG
- a CDS encoding DUF1028 domain-containing protein — protein MRSSKVAPSLLVPASLLAFAPAGALGQEPVLWGTGVDAVFSTFSIAAVDPRTGESGVAVTTRVPCVGNGVPWVRAGVGAVATQANTRTEYGNELLDMLAAGMSPDEALSKALAADEGRDRRQVGVIDLSGRSAQHTGSGPNDWKGQRAGLNYATQGNVLVGPEVLEAVARTFEASEGSPRHLADRLIEALAAGHAVGGDARHGRKQSAAVIVADPRPGRSRRSDGLTANINVCEHPEPVAELRRIYDTISQTLGYRVLESISGNDVWQLKVMLHALGYLSGPAPELDAAGQLYDPAAIDAVERFRKDEGLSTAAAGAPAGLVDQEALVHLWQALAARGLADGVRERVLEATAVRR, from the coding sequence ATGCGCTCTTCCAAGGTCGCGCCGTCGTTGCTCGTGCCGGCCAGTCTGCTCGCCTTCGCGCCCGCCGGCGCACTCGGCCAGGAGCCGGTTCTCTGGGGCACCGGTGTGGACGCGGTGTTTTCCACGTTCTCGATCGCTGCCGTCGACCCTCGCACTGGCGAGAGCGGCGTAGCGGTCACGACCCGGGTGCCCTGCGTCGGCAACGGCGTGCCCTGGGTGCGGGCCGGCGTGGGGGCGGTGGCCACCCAGGCCAACACGCGCACGGAGTACGGGAATGAGCTGCTCGACATGTTGGCTGCGGGCATGAGTCCCGACGAGGCCCTGAGCAAGGCCTTGGCTGCGGACGAAGGTCGGGATCGAAGACAGGTGGGTGTCATCGACCTGTCGGGGCGCAGCGCGCAGCATACGGGTTCAGGCCCCAACGATTGGAAGGGGCAGCGGGCGGGCCTCAACTATGCCACCCAGGGCAACGTGTTGGTGGGACCCGAGGTGTTGGAAGCCGTGGCGCGGACGTTCGAGGCCAGCGAAGGATCGCCCCGTCACCTCGCCGATCGGCTCATCGAAGCGCTGGCCGCGGGTCACGCCGTGGGAGGCGACGCGCGACACGGCCGCAAGCAGTCGGCGGCCGTGATCGTGGCCGATCCACGTCCCGGGCGTTCTCGACGTTCCGATGGCCTGACCGCGAACATCAACGTCTGTGAACACCCTGAGCCGGTGGCGGAACTGCGGCGGATCTACGACACCATCAGCCAGACGCTGGGCTACCGTGTGCTGGAGTCGATCAGTGGAAACGACGTCTGGCAGCTCAAGGTCATGCTGCATGCGCTCGGGTATCTGAGCGGGCCCGCGCCGGAGCTGGACGCCGCCGGCCAGCTTTACGACCCCGCGGCGATCGACGCAGTGGAACGCTTCCGGAAGGACGAGGGGCTCTCCACTGCGGCTGCCGGGGCGCCGGCCGGTTTGGTGGACCAGGAGGCGCTCGTCCATCTGTGGCAGGCGCTCGCGGCCCGCGGCCTGGCCGACGGCGTTCGGGAGCGTGTGCTGGAGGCGACCGCAGTCCGGCGCTGA
- a CDS encoding thioredoxin family protein yields the protein MMVVRSTDTHLDGRTPAMDAVDTRSLTEWFEGAQPFERYLEGTLKNHELWLDLYARARLPAWVATLPRRPDLRFLVIAEDWCGDAVNTVPLVARLAECLGVEVRVLARDQNLELMDRYLTGGHSRSIPVVIVIDASGNEVGWWGPRPQELQDWVLGEGQQLDKDSRYREQRRWYARDRGETTLRELTRLWLAQPASAG from the coding sequence ATGATGGTCGTCCGCTCGACGGACACGCACCTGGACGGAAGGACCCCAGCGATGGATGCGGTGGACACGCGCAGCCTGACGGAGTGGTTCGAGGGGGCCCAACCCTTCGAGCGCTACCTCGAGGGCACGCTCAAGAACCACGAGCTGTGGTTGGATCTCTACGCGCGGGCTCGCCTGCCCGCCTGGGTTGCGACCCTGCCTCGTCGGCCCGACCTGCGCTTCCTGGTGATCGCCGAAGACTGGTGCGGCGACGCCGTGAACACGGTCCCCTTGGTGGCTCGCCTGGCGGAGTGCCTGGGCGTCGAGGTTCGCGTCCTGGCGCGGGACCAGAACCTGGAGCTCATGGACCGCTACCTCACCGGCGGCCATAGTCGCTCCATTCCGGTCGTCATCGTCATCGACGCGTCCGGGAACGAGGTCGGGTGGTGGGGTCCTCGCCCCCAGGAGCTGCAGGATTGGGTGCTGGGCGAGGGCCAGCAGCTCGACAAGGACTCCCGGTACCGTGAACAGCGGCGCTGGTACGCGCGCGATCGCGGGGAGACCACGTTGCGTGAGCTGACCCGCCTCTGGCTCGCCCAGCCTGCGTCGGCCGGCTGA
- a CDS encoding cation:proton antiporter — translation MHGGTLLADVVVLFGAALFVLLLSRRLRLPAVAGFLLTGALVGPSGLRLIAEVEEVEASAELGVVFLLFIVALELSLPRLRELGRFLLVGGSLQFGLTAGAGWLGATLMGLDPGPALVAGLALGMSSTAIALKVLADRGELRSSHGRVTLGILLFQDLAFVPLLLVVPLLMGAGADSSAGGGLRILGGLVGVAVAFLVGRVVTPALLKQIVESGIRELFVLLALFVCLGGALLTGSLGLSPALGAFLAGLLLADSEYHYHILTETGPFRDVFTSLFFISVGMLLDIRFALEHWAAVLGLAALAIVGKGFVVVVAAALLGLKGRARVLSAAALAQVGEFAFLLLGAGAVAGGGQGPFALLVPAAVLTMLLSPLLIHAVASGWDRVAAGAPAEPQVPAAPAARVMIGGYGVNGENLLRVLRSASVPTVVVEIDGRRAARAQGPHTRVVFGDVTRPDVQVLADVRQVSVVVLALSDPTASVSAVRAVRRLNPDVVIIARAARMAEIAQLTQAGADEVVAEEFETSIEIVARLLRRLHVPGNVVRAQERLLRADRYHMLRRAEGEVGLTDRLARALAAATTETVALSPASPAVGTTLAQLRLRALTGATVVSVVRSGTAEPNPPPEWVFAADDVLFLLGSHEQIQRALDLLEGASSA, via the coding sequence ATGCACGGCGGGACCCTGCTCGCCGACGTGGTCGTACTCTTTGGCGCCGCGCTCTTCGTCCTCCTGTTGAGTCGGCGTCTGCGGTTGCCCGCCGTGGCCGGCTTCCTCCTGACCGGTGCCTTGGTGGGCCCGTCCGGATTGCGGCTGATCGCAGAAGTCGAAGAGGTCGAAGCGTCCGCCGAGCTGGGTGTGGTCTTCCTGCTCTTCATCGTCGCGCTGGAGCTCTCGCTCCCGAGGCTGAGGGAGCTGGGACGCTTCCTGCTCGTGGGTGGCTCGCTCCAGTTCGGCCTCACTGCGGGCGCGGGCTGGTTGGGCGCCACCTTGATGGGGTTGGACCCTGGTCCGGCACTGGTGGCGGGGTTGGCGCTGGGTATGAGCAGTACCGCGATCGCGCTCAAGGTGTTGGCGGATCGCGGCGAGCTGCGGTCGTCGCACGGGCGCGTCACGCTGGGCATCTTGCTGTTCCAGGACCTGGCCTTCGTTCCGCTGCTGTTGGTCGTCCCGTTGCTGATGGGTGCCGGTGCGGACAGCTCGGCCGGCGGAGGGCTCCGCATCCTGGGCGGGTTGGTGGGCGTGGCGGTCGCTTTCCTGGTGGGGCGTGTCGTGACGCCGGCGTTGCTCAAGCAGATCGTCGAGTCGGGAATCCGCGAGCTGTTCGTGCTGCTGGCCCTGTTCGTGTGCTTGGGCGGTGCGCTGCTCACGGGATCGCTCGGGTTGTCGCCGGCGCTGGGGGCCTTTCTGGCGGGGCTGCTGCTGGCTGACTCCGAGTACCACTACCACATCCTCACCGAGACGGGACCGTTCCGGGACGTCTTCACCAGCTTGTTCTTCATCTCGGTGGGAATGCTGCTCGACATCCGGTTCGCGCTGGAGCACTGGGCGGCCGTGCTCGGGCTCGCAGCGCTCGCCATCGTGGGGAAGGGCTTTGTGGTGGTCGTGGCCGCCGCACTGCTCGGACTGAAAGGACGCGCCCGTGTCCTCAGCGCGGCCGCGCTCGCGCAGGTGGGGGAGTTCGCGTTTCTACTGCTGGGGGCGGGCGCTGTGGCCGGTGGCGGCCAAGGGCCCTTCGCGCTGCTGGTGCCTGCAGCGGTGCTCACCATGCTGCTCTCCCCGTTGCTCATCCACGCGGTAGCGAGTGGGTGGGACCGCGTGGCGGCCGGGGCCCCCGCCGAGCCCCAGGTTCCCGCCGCGCCCGCCGCGCGCGTGATGATCGGAGGCTACGGCGTCAACGGCGAGAACCTGCTTCGCGTACTGCGCTCTGCCTCGGTGCCCACGGTGGTGGTCGAGATCGACGGCCGCCGCGCTGCGCGCGCCCAGGGTCCCCATACGCGTGTGGTCTTCGGCGACGTCACGCGACCTGACGTGCAAGTCCTGGCCGACGTGCGCCAGGTGAGTGTCGTGGTGCTGGCACTGTCCGATCCCACCGCTTCCGTCAGCGCAGTACGCGCGGTCCGTAGACTCAACCCCGATGTGGTCATCATCGCGCGCGCCGCGCGCATGGCGGAGATCGCACAGCTCACCCAGGCGGGAGCCGACGAGGTCGTGGCGGAAGAGTTCGAGACGTCGATCGAGATCGTGGCCAGGCTGTTGAGGCGGCTCCACGTTCCGGGAAACGTCGTGCGGGCTCAGGAGCGCCTGCTGCGCGCGGATCGCTACCACATGCTGCGCCGTGCGGAGGGAGAGGTAGGCCTCACCGACCGCCTGGCGCGGGCGTTGGCGGCCGCCACCACGGAGACCGTGGCGTTGTCGCCGGCGAGCCCCGCCGTGGGGACCACGTTGGCGCAGCTCCGTCTGCGCGCGTTGACGGGGGCCACCGTCGTGTCGGTGGTGCGCTCGGGTACCGCCGAGCCCAATCCGCCGCCGGAGTGGGTTTTCGCCGCGGACGATGTCCTGTTCCTGCTCGGCAGTCACGAGCAGATCCAGCGCGCGCTCGATTTGCTGGAAGGCGCCAGTTCCGCGTAG